AGGTCTCCGCGAATGTCCGGTCGATCCGCGCGACGTCCCAGGCGGGCGTTCCCTTGGCGGACATCCACGCCGCAGCGTCGTGCATCAGCCGCACAACCTCGTCGATATCACCCGAGCAGGCGACCCGAACGTTCGGAGGCTCCTCGCTGTCCATTCGCTCCCCTGGCGCGGTATGAACCGCCGCCTCATAGTGCAGTTTGATCCTGACGAGCCCAGCATGTCTGCGCCCACCTTCGCGGAACCTGACCAGGGTCCGCTAGCGGGCGGCCGGAAGGTGAATGCTAGGCATGATCTAACCCTCGGTCTCTGGCGTCGCGACTGCGAAATTTCGCGAGGGTTTCCGAGAAGGTGATTGCGCTTCGCAGATCTCCAGGCGCGTGGGTGCGGACGTAGTCAGCGCCATTGCCGATCGCGTGAAGTTCCGCCGCAAGGCTCGCTGGACCCAGATCCTTTACAGGAAGGCCAACGGTGGCGCCCAAGAAGGATTTCCGCGACACCGAGACCAATAGCGGAAGCCCCAACGCCGACTTCAGCTTTTGAAGGTTCGACAGCACGTGCAGCGATGTTTCCGGTGCGGGGCTCAAGAAAAATCCCATCCCCGGATCGAGGATGAGCCGGTCGGCAGCGACCCCGCTCCGTCGCAAGGCGGAAACCCGCGCCTCGAAGAACCGCACAATCTCGTCGAGCGCGTCTTCGGGTCGAAGGTGACCGGTGCGGGTGGCGATGCCATCCCGCTGCGCTGAGTGCATAACCACCAGCCTGCAGTCCGCCTCAGCAATATCGGGATAGAGCGCAGGGTCAGGAAATCCTTGGATATCGTTCAGGTAGCCCACGCCGCGCTTGAGCGCATAGCGCTGGGTTTCCGGTTGGAAGCTGTCGATTGAAACACGGTGCATCTGATCGGACAGGGCGTCTAAGAGCGGCGCAATACGTCTGATCTCATCGGCCGGCGATACAGGCCTCGCGTCCGGATGGCTGGCGGCCGGTCCGACATCCACGACGTCTGATCCGACTCGCAGCATTTCGATCGCCGCGGTGACAGCGCCGGCGGGGTCTAGCCGCCGGCTCTCATCGAAGAAGGAGTCCTCGGTGAGATTCAGAATGCCGAACACCGTCACCCTGCTGCGTAACA
The window above is part of the Oligoflexus sp. genome. Proteins encoded here:
- the sul1 gene encoding sulfonamide-resistant dihydropteroate synthase Sul1 gives rise to the protein MLRSRVTVFGILNLTEDSFFDESRRLDPAGAVTAAIEMLRVGSDVVDVGPAASHPDARPVSPADEIRRIAPLLDALSDQMHRVSIDSFQPETQRYALKRGVGYLNDIQGFPDPALYPDIAEADCRLVVMHSAQRDGIATRTGHLRPEDALDEIVRFFEARVSALRRSGVAADRLILDPGMGFFLSPAPETSLHVLSNLQKLKSALGLPLLVSVSRKSFLGATVGLPVKDLGPASLAAELHAIGNGADYVRTHAPGDLRSAITFSETLAKFRSRDARDRGLDHA